The Bos javanicus breed banteng chromosome 18, ARS-OSU_banteng_1.0, whole genome shotgun sequence genome has a segment encoding these proteins:
- the LOC133230897 gene encoding galactoside alpha-(1,2)-fucosyltransferase 2, with amino-acid sequence MLSTQTFFFFPTAPFILFVFTASTIFHLHQRLEKMQPTWELEALEPATMETPSRPQPRPQLKGMWTINAIGRLGNQMGEYATLYALAKMNGRAAFIPPQMHSTLAPIFRITLPVLHDATARSVPWQNYHLNDWMEEQYRHIPGEYVRLTGYPCSWTFYHHLRAEILQEFTLHAHVREEAQNFLRGLRVNGSRPSTYVGVHVRRGDYVHVMPNVWKGVVADRRYLEQALDWFRARYSAPIFVVSSNGMAWCRENINASRGDVVFAGNGNEGSPAKDFALLTQCNHTIMTIGTFGIWAAYLAGGETIYLANYTLPDSPFLKVFKPEAAFLPEWIGIPADLSPLLKH; translated from the coding sequence atgcTCAGCACGCAgacatttttcttcttccccacGGCCCCCTTCATTCTCTTTGTCTTCACGGCTTCCACcatatttcaccttcatcagaggCTAGAGAAGATGCAACCCACGTGGGAGTTAGAGGCACTGGAGCCAGCAACTATGGAGACGCCCTCGCGTCCCCAGCCGAGGCCCCAGCTCAAGGGCATGTGGACCATCAACGCCATAGGCCGCCTGGGGAACCAGATGGGGGAGTACGCCACCCTGTACGCCCTGGCCAAGATGAACGGGCGCGCCGCCTTCATCCCACCCCAGATGCACAGCACGCTGGCCCCCATCTTCCGAATCACACTCCCGGTCCTGCACGACGCCACGGCCAGGAGCGTCCCCTGGCAGAACTACCACCTGAACGACTGGATGGAGGAGCAGTACCGCCACATCCCGGGGGAGTACGTGCGCCTCACCGGCTACCCCTGCTCCTGGACCTTCTACCACCACCTCCGCGCCGAGATCCTCCAGGAGTTCACCCTGCACGCCCACGTGCGTGAGGAGGCCCAGAACTTCCTGCGGGGTCTGCGGGTGAATGGCAGTCGGCCGAGCACCTACGTGGGGGTCCACGTGCGTCGAGGGGACTACGTCCACGTTATGCCCAACGTGTGGAAGGGCGTGGTGGCTGACCGGCGATACCTAGAGCAGGCCCTGGACTGGTTCCGTGCTCGCTACAGCGCCCCCATCTTTGTGGTCTCCAGCAATGGCATGGCCTGGTGTCGGGAAAACATCAACGCCTCCCGTGGCGACGTGGTCTTTGCCGGCAATGGCAACGAGGGCTCGCCCGCCAAGGATTTTGCCTTGCTCACGCAatgtaatcacaccatcatgaccaTTGGGACATTCGGGATCTGGGCCGCCTACCTCGCAGGTGGAGAGACCATCTACCTAGCCAATTACACCCTCCCAGACTCTCCCTTCCTCAAAGTCTTTAAGCCAGAGGCAGCCTTCCTGCCAGAGTGGATTGGGATCCCTGCTGACCTGTCCCCACTCCTCAAGCACTGA